One window of the Onthophagus taurus isolate NC unplaced genomic scaffold, IU_Otau_3.0 ScKx7SY_16, whole genome shotgun sequence genome contains the following:
- the LOC111417757 gene encoding protein strawberry notch isoform X3, with translation MMDEDLESSGSDFDEDEDPDKIEVPGGGKDLAAAAGILDKKDEKTLPKGNLMQQQSFGRGVGNNSKANMQNFPMLDMMNASMGNMGPSYGGMNSVTAMANMLSSLVGPMNMSGLFPPNSGGGGGGGGAGGGTFNAAQFLQQMEMAAMSMNGPYMQNPYLQNQMFVGGQWPPQLSSKAVASMWMNNMNNPNKLQEEEEVDDEEMGVAETYADYMPAKLKLGKKHPDPVVETASLSSVAPADVWYKLSIPDETIRGGHLSALQLESITYASQAHEHILPDGSRAGFLIGDGAGVGKGRTIAGTIFENYMKGRKRAIWVSVSNDLKYDAERDLKDIGAGKIDVHPLNKFKYAKISSAINGNVKKGVIFSTYSALIGESNSAGGKYKSRLKQLLQWCGNDFDGLIIFDECHRAKNLCPVGSSKPTKTGLTVLEIQNKLPKARVVYASATGASEPRNMAYMVRLGLWGEGTPFPDFNDFISAVEKRGVGAMEIVAMDMKLRGMYIARQLSFHGVAFKIEEVPLSPDFVRIYDASVKLWVEAMQKFHEAAELIDAESRMRKTMWGQFWSSHQRFFKYLCIAAKVSHAVGTAHEAIKCGKCVVIGLQSTGEARTLEQLERDDGELTDFVSTAKGVFQTLVEKHFPAPDRNRIQRLLGIENKKVNGNEEANSSTGKRKPTRQAAAKALKRNKWSTSDSDKASDSDRSDAGSEYKMSDIESEISEERSDSNMSSDFNPFNSDSDSDNDPWNRSKKKGKKKKKAKRKPQSTQDKISMLLAQKSKGGGAGAKANGGTAGNKSYAPQPDAIDRACSMKEDLLKQIERLGDKLPPNTLDQLIDELGGPENVAEMTGRKGRVVQTEDGIQYESRSEVDVPLETLNLTEKQRFMDGEKDVAIISEAASSGISLQSDRRVRNQRRRVHITLELPWSADRAIQQFGRTHRSNQVNAPEYIFLISDLAGERRFASIVAKRLESLGALTHGDRRATETRDLSQFNIDNKYGRSALEATMKTIMGYESPLVPPPQDYKGDFFKDVADALVGVGLIVNNESMPGMLTLDKDYNNMSKFLNRILGMPVDLQNRLFRYFTDTLAAIISQAKRSGRFDLGILDLGTSGENVKRVKTWMFLRKHATGTAPTELHTVHVERGMAWAEALDKWSELSGAKEGFYVSHQVRNNKHTAILAVQVDAGVKKKESKKDQMYFVYRPNTGLQFRQESLAELEKKYKKVQSNEAQDPWTSQYDSSVTTCSHAYWRGNCRNVNMGHDCEVGLRRRTYHVVSGSVLSVWSRVEGVLATRNGSHNNKMQVIRLRTDDGLKIVGTLIPKNCLESLVEVLSSDAEKVEQKTF, from the exons GCGGTATGAACAGCGTGACCGCAATGGCGAACATGCTGAGTAGCCTCGTTGGCCCAATGAACATGAGCGGATTATTTCCGCCAAATTCAGGGGGCGGCGGAGGTGGCGGTGGCGCCGGGGGCGGAACTTTCAACGCCGCtcaatttttacaacaaa TGGAAATGGCTGCGATGAGTATGAATGGTCCATATATGCAAAATCCGTATCTTCAAAATCAAATGTTTGTGGGAGGTCAATGGCCCCCTCAATTAAGCAGCAAAGCAGTTGCATCAATGTGGATGAACAACATGAATAACCCGAATAAGTTGCAAGAAGAGGAGGAAGTCGATGATGAGGAGATGGGAGTTGCTGAGACTTACGCCGATTACATGCCGGCCAAGTTGAAATTGGGGAAAAAGCATCCAGATCCCGTCGTTGAAACGGCTTCTTTATCCTCGGTGGCTCCAGCTGATGTttg GTATAAATTATCGATTCCTGATGAAACAATTAGAGGCGGACACTTATCTGCTTTACAATTAGAAAGTATAACGTACGCTTCGCAAGCTCACGAACATATTTTACCTGATGGCAGTCGAGCTGGATTTTTAATTG GTGATGGTGCGGGAGTAGGAAAAGGTAGAACAATAGCCGGAACGATTTTTGAGAATTACATGAAAGGTCGAAAACGAGCAATTTGGGTTTCAGTGTCAAACGATCTTAAATACGACGCGGAACGAGATCTTAAAGATATTGGTGCTGGGAAAATAGACGTCCACCCGTTAAATAAGTTTAAGTACGCTAAAATCTCATCTGCGATTAAcggaaatgtcaaaaaaggtgTAATTTTCTCGACGTATTCCGCGTTAATTGGAGAATCAAATTCTGCTGGGGGGAAATATAAATCTCGATTAAAACAGTTGTTACAATGGTGCGGAAATGATTTCGATGGGTTAATCATTTTCGATGAGTGTCACCGGGCTAAAAATCTTTGCCCTGTTGGATCATCCAAACCAACGAAAACCGGTTTAACCGTTTtagaaattcaaaataaactcCCGAAAGCTCGGGTTGTTTACGCATCGGCCACCGGAGCTAGTGAACCTCGTAACATGGCCTACATGGTCCGGTTGGGGCTATGGGGCGAAGGCACCCCATTTCCCGACTTCAACGATTTCATTTCTGCTGTTGAAAAGCGCGGGGTTGGCGCGATGGAAATCGTTGCGATGGATATGAAGTTACGAGGGATGTACATCGCGCGTCAATTAAGTTTTCACGGTGTTgcatttaaaattgaagaggTTCCGTTATCGCCGGATTTTGTTAGAATATATGATGCTAGTGTTAAGTTGTGGGTGGAAGCTATGCAAAAGTTTCATGAAGCCGCCGAGTTAATCGACGCTGAAAGTCGGATGAGAAAAACTATGTGGGGACAGTTTTGGTCATCTCatcaacgattttttaaatatttgtgtaTTGCGGCGAAAGTTTCTCATGCTGTGGGAACGGCTCATGAAGCTATTAAATGCG gaAAATGCGTCGTAATTGGTTTACAAAGTACCGGAGAAGCAAGGACTTTAGAACAATTAGAACGAGACGATGGTGAATTAACCGATTTTGTATCAACAGCAAAAGGGGTTTTTCAAACTTTAGTTGAAAAGCATTTCCCTGCGCCCGATAGAAATCGAATACAAAGGCTTTTaggtattgaaaataaaaaagttaacgGAAATGAAGAGGCAAATAGCTCAACGGGGAAACGAAAACCaa cTCGCCAAGCGGCTGCGAAAGCTTTAAAACGCAACAAATGGTCGACATCGGACTCCGATAAAGCCTCCGATTCAGATCGTTCCGACGCCGGGAGCGAGTACAAAATGTCAGACATAGAATCTGAAATATCCGAGGAACGCAGCGATTCAAACATGAGTAGCGATTTTAATCCGTTTAACTCAGACAGCGATTCCGATAACGACCCGTGGAATCGATCAAAGAAAAAGgggaaaaagaagaagaaagcgAAACGAAAACCACAATCGACTCAAGATAAAATTTCGATGCTTTTAGCCCAAAAAAGTAAAGGAGGTGGGGCTGGGGCGAAAGCGAATGGGGGCACCGCTGGAAATAAAAGTTACGCTCCTCAACCAGATGCTATCGATAGGGCGTGTAGTATGAAGGAggatcttttaaaacaaattgagagATTAGGGGATAAATTACCTCCGAATACTTTGGATCAATTAATTGATGAACTTG gtgGTCCTGAAAATGTGGCTGAAATGACGGGTCGTAAAGGTCGCGTTGTCCAAACTGAAGATGGGATTCAATACGAAAGTCGTTCTGAAGTCGATGTCCCCCTTGAAACGCTTAATTTAACCGAAAAGCAACGCTTTATGGATGGTGAGAAAGACGTTGCGATTATTTCGGAGGCCGCTTCTTCTGGTATTTCACTTCAAAGTGATCGGAGGGTTCGAAATCAACGTCGGCGTGTTCACATAACCCTCGAACTTCCTTGGTCTGCGGATCGAGCTATACAACAATTCGGTCGGACGCACCGTAGTAATCAAGTGAACGCCCCCGAGTACATTTTTTTGATCTCTGATTTAGCTGGCGAACGAAGGTTTGCTTCGATTGTTGCAAAACGTTTGGAAAGTTTGGGTGCTTTAACTCACGGTGATCGCCGAGCGACTGAAACTCGCGATTTAAGCCAGTTTAACATCGATAATAAGTACGGGAGGTCAGCTTTGGAGGCTACAATGAAAACCATAATGGGATATGAGAGTCCGTTGGTGCCCCCTCCTCAAGATTATAAAGGCGACTTCTTTAAGGACGTAGCCGATGCTTTAGTGGGAGTTGgattaattgtaaataacgAATCTATGCCTGGGATGCTAACTTTGGACAAAGACTACAATAATATGTCGAAATTTTTGAATCGCATCCTCGGTATGCCCGTTGATTTGCAAAATCGCCTCTTTCGGTACTTCACCGACACCCTCGCCGCGATTATATCTCAAGCGAAGCGTTCGGGGCGCTTTGATTTAGGGATTTTAGATTTAGGAACATCGGGGGAGAACGTAAAAAGGGTTAAAACGTGGATGTTTTTGAGGAAACACGCTACTGGGACTGCCCCGACTGAGTTACACACGGTCCATGTTGAGAGGGGAATGGCTTGGGCTGAAGCGTTGGATAAATGGTCGGAGTTAAGCGGGGCTAAAGAAGGGTTTTATGTTTCTCATCAAgttagaaataataaacacaCTGCGATTTTAGCCGTGCAAGTTGATGCGGGggttaaaaagaaagaatcaaAGAAGGATCAAATGTATTTTGTGTATAGACCGAATACTGGGTTGCAATTTCGACAGGAAAGTTTAGCCGAgttggaaaaaaaatataaaaag GTGCAATCAAACGAGGCTCAAGATCCATGGACATCGCAATACGATTCATCTGTAACAACTTGTTCGCACGCTTATTGGCGGGGAAATTGTCGTAATGTGAATATGGGGCACGATTGTGAGGTGGGGCTCCGCCGGAGAACGTATCACGTAGTTTCCGGCTCGGTTTTATCTGTTTGGTCTCGCGTTGAAGGTGTATTAGCCACGAGAAATGGCTcgcataataataaaatgcaaGTTATTCGATTACGGACTGATGATGGGCTTAAAATTGTCG ggACTCTAATCCCGAAGAATTGTTTGGAATCTTTGGTTGAAGTTTTATCATCGGATGCGGAGAAAGTGGAgcaaaaaacgttttaa
- the LOC111417757 gene encoding protein strawberry notch isoform X2, with protein sequence MSKKMMDEDLESSGSDFDEDEDPDKIEVPGGGKDLAAAAGILDKKDEKTLPKGNLMQQQSFGRGVGNNSKANMQNFPMLDMMNASMGNMGPSYGGMNSVTAMANMLSSLVGPMNMSGLFPPNSGGGGGGGGAGGGTFNAAQFLQQMEMAAMSMNGPYMQNPYLQNQMFVGGQWPPQLSSKAVASMWMNNMNNPNKLQEEEEVDDEEMGVAETYADYMPAKLKLGKKHPDPVVETASLSSVAPADVWYKLSIPDETIRGGHLSALQLESITYASQAHEHILPDGSRAGFLIGDGAGVGKGRTIAGTIFENYMKGRKRAIWVSVSNDLKYDAERDLKDIGAGKIDVHPLNKFKYAKISSAINGNVKKGVIFSTYSALIGESNSAGGKYKSRLKQLLQWCGNDFDGLIIFDECHRAKNLCPVGSSKPTKTGLTVLEIQNKLPKARVVYASATGASEPRNMAYMVRLGLWGEGTPFPDFNDFISAVEKRGVGAMEIVAMDMKLRGMYIARQLSFHGVAFKIEEVPLSPDFVRIYDASVKLWVEAMQKFHEAAELIDAESRMRKTMWGQFWSSHQRFFKYLCIAAKVSHAVGTAHEAIKCGKCVVIGLQSTGEARTLEQLERDDGELTDFVSTAKGVFQTLVEKHFPAPDRNRIQRLLGIENKKVNGNEEANSSTGKRKPTRQAAAKALKRNKWSTSDSDKASDSDRSDAGSEYKMSDIESEISEERSDSNMSSDFNPFNSDSDSDNDPWNRSKKKGKKKKKAKRKPQSTQDKISMLLAQKSKGGGAGAKANGGTAGNKSYAPQPDAIDRACSMKEDLLKQIERLGDKLPPNTLDQLIDELGGPENVAEMTGRKGRVVQTEDGIQYESRSEVDVPLETLNLTEKQRFMDGEKDVAIISEAASSGISLQSDRRVRNQRRRVHITLELPWSADRAIQQFGRTHRSNQVNAPEYIFLISDLAGERRFASIVAKRLESLGALTHGDRRATETRDLSQFNIDNKYGRSALEATMKTIMGYESPLVPPPQDYKGDFFKDVADALVGVGLIVNNESMPGMLTLDKDYNNMSKFLNRILGMPVDLQNRLFRYFTDTLAAIISQAKRSGRFDLGILDLGTSGENVKRVKTWMFLRKHATGTAPTELHTVHVERGMAWAEALDKWSELSGAKEGFYVSHQVRNNKHTAILAVQVDAGVKKKESKKDQMYFVYRPNTGLQFRQESLAELEKKYKKVQSNEAQDPWTSQYDSSVTTCSHAYWRGNCRNVNMGHDCEVGLRRRTYHVVSGSVLSVWSRVEGVLATRNGSHNNKMQVIRLRTDDGLKIVGTLIPKNCLESLVEVLSSDAEKVEQKTF encoded by the exons GCGGTATGAACAGCGTGACCGCAATGGCGAACATGCTGAGTAGCCTCGTTGGCCCAATGAACATGAGCGGATTATTTCCGCCAAATTCAGGGGGCGGCGGAGGTGGCGGTGGCGCCGGGGGCGGAACTTTCAACGCCGCtcaatttttacaacaaa TGGAAATGGCTGCGATGAGTATGAATGGTCCATATATGCAAAATCCGTATCTTCAAAATCAAATGTTTGTGGGAGGTCAATGGCCCCCTCAATTAAGCAGCAAAGCAGTTGCATCAATGTGGATGAACAACATGAATAACCCGAATAAGTTGCAAGAAGAGGAGGAAGTCGATGATGAGGAGATGGGAGTTGCTGAGACTTACGCCGATTACATGCCGGCCAAGTTGAAATTGGGGAAAAAGCATCCAGATCCCGTCGTTGAAACGGCTTCTTTATCCTCGGTGGCTCCAGCTGATGTttg GTATAAATTATCGATTCCTGATGAAACAATTAGAGGCGGACACTTATCTGCTTTACAATTAGAAAGTATAACGTACGCTTCGCAAGCTCACGAACATATTTTACCTGATGGCAGTCGAGCTGGATTTTTAATTG GTGATGGTGCGGGAGTAGGAAAAGGTAGAACAATAGCCGGAACGATTTTTGAGAATTACATGAAAGGTCGAAAACGAGCAATTTGGGTTTCAGTGTCAAACGATCTTAAATACGACGCGGAACGAGATCTTAAAGATATTGGTGCTGGGAAAATAGACGTCCACCCGTTAAATAAGTTTAAGTACGCTAAAATCTCATCTGCGATTAAcggaaatgtcaaaaaaggtgTAATTTTCTCGACGTATTCCGCGTTAATTGGAGAATCAAATTCTGCTGGGGGGAAATATAAATCTCGATTAAAACAGTTGTTACAATGGTGCGGAAATGATTTCGATGGGTTAATCATTTTCGATGAGTGTCACCGGGCTAAAAATCTTTGCCCTGTTGGATCATCCAAACCAACGAAAACCGGTTTAACCGTTTtagaaattcaaaataaactcCCGAAAGCTCGGGTTGTTTACGCATCGGCCACCGGAGCTAGTGAACCTCGTAACATGGCCTACATGGTCCGGTTGGGGCTATGGGGCGAAGGCACCCCATTTCCCGACTTCAACGATTTCATTTCTGCTGTTGAAAAGCGCGGGGTTGGCGCGATGGAAATCGTTGCGATGGATATGAAGTTACGAGGGATGTACATCGCGCGTCAATTAAGTTTTCACGGTGTTgcatttaaaattgaagaggTTCCGTTATCGCCGGATTTTGTTAGAATATATGATGCTAGTGTTAAGTTGTGGGTGGAAGCTATGCAAAAGTTTCATGAAGCCGCCGAGTTAATCGACGCTGAAAGTCGGATGAGAAAAACTATGTGGGGACAGTTTTGGTCATCTCatcaacgattttttaaatatttgtgtaTTGCGGCGAAAGTTTCTCATGCTGTGGGAACGGCTCATGAAGCTATTAAATGCG gaAAATGCGTCGTAATTGGTTTACAAAGTACCGGAGAAGCAAGGACTTTAGAACAATTAGAACGAGACGATGGTGAATTAACCGATTTTGTATCAACAGCAAAAGGGGTTTTTCAAACTTTAGTTGAAAAGCATTTCCCTGCGCCCGATAGAAATCGAATACAAAGGCTTTTaggtattgaaaataaaaaagttaacgGAAATGAAGAGGCAAATAGCTCAACGGGGAAACGAAAACCaa cTCGCCAAGCGGCTGCGAAAGCTTTAAAACGCAACAAATGGTCGACATCGGACTCCGATAAAGCCTCCGATTCAGATCGTTCCGACGCCGGGAGCGAGTACAAAATGTCAGACATAGAATCTGAAATATCCGAGGAACGCAGCGATTCAAACATGAGTAGCGATTTTAATCCGTTTAACTCAGACAGCGATTCCGATAACGACCCGTGGAATCGATCAAAGAAAAAGgggaaaaagaagaagaaagcgAAACGAAAACCACAATCGACTCAAGATAAAATTTCGATGCTTTTAGCCCAAAAAAGTAAAGGAGGTGGGGCTGGGGCGAAAGCGAATGGGGGCACCGCTGGAAATAAAAGTTACGCTCCTCAACCAGATGCTATCGATAGGGCGTGTAGTATGAAGGAggatcttttaaaacaaattgagagATTAGGGGATAAATTACCTCCGAATACTTTGGATCAATTAATTGATGAACTTG gtgGTCCTGAAAATGTGGCTGAAATGACGGGTCGTAAAGGTCGCGTTGTCCAAACTGAAGATGGGATTCAATACGAAAGTCGTTCTGAAGTCGATGTCCCCCTTGAAACGCTTAATTTAACCGAAAAGCAACGCTTTATGGATGGTGAGAAAGACGTTGCGATTATTTCGGAGGCCGCTTCTTCTGGTATTTCACTTCAAAGTGATCGGAGGGTTCGAAATCAACGTCGGCGTGTTCACATAACCCTCGAACTTCCTTGGTCTGCGGATCGAGCTATACAACAATTCGGTCGGACGCACCGTAGTAATCAAGTGAACGCCCCCGAGTACATTTTTTTGATCTCTGATTTAGCTGGCGAACGAAGGTTTGCTTCGATTGTTGCAAAACGTTTGGAAAGTTTGGGTGCTTTAACTCACGGTGATCGCCGAGCGACTGAAACTCGCGATTTAAGCCAGTTTAACATCGATAATAAGTACGGGAGGTCAGCTTTGGAGGCTACAATGAAAACCATAATGGGATATGAGAGTCCGTTGGTGCCCCCTCCTCAAGATTATAAAGGCGACTTCTTTAAGGACGTAGCCGATGCTTTAGTGGGAGTTGgattaattgtaaataacgAATCTATGCCTGGGATGCTAACTTTGGACAAAGACTACAATAATATGTCGAAATTTTTGAATCGCATCCTCGGTATGCCCGTTGATTTGCAAAATCGCCTCTTTCGGTACTTCACCGACACCCTCGCCGCGATTATATCTCAAGCGAAGCGTTCGGGGCGCTTTGATTTAGGGATTTTAGATTTAGGAACATCGGGGGAGAACGTAAAAAGGGTTAAAACGTGGATGTTTTTGAGGAAACACGCTACTGGGACTGCCCCGACTGAGTTACACACGGTCCATGTTGAGAGGGGAATGGCTTGGGCTGAAGCGTTGGATAAATGGTCGGAGTTAAGCGGGGCTAAAGAAGGGTTTTATGTTTCTCATCAAgttagaaataataaacacaCTGCGATTTTAGCCGTGCAAGTTGATGCGGGggttaaaaagaaagaatcaaAGAAGGATCAAATGTATTTTGTGTATAGACCGAATACTGGGTTGCAATTTCGACAGGAAAGTTTAGCCGAgttggaaaaaaaatataaaaag GTGCAATCAAACGAGGCTCAAGATCCATGGACATCGCAATACGATTCATCTGTAACAACTTGTTCGCACGCTTATTGGCGGGGAAATTGTCGTAATGTGAATATGGGGCACGATTGTGAGGTGGGGCTCCGCCGGAGAACGTATCACGTAGTTTCCGGCTCGGTTTTATCTGTTTGGTCTCGCGTTGAAGGTGTATTAGCCACGAGAAATGGCTcgcataataataaaatgcaaGTTATTCGATTACGGACTGATGATGGGCTTAAAATTGTCG ggACTCTAATCCCGAAGAATTGTTTGGAATCTTTGGTTGAAGTTTTATCATCGGATGCGGAGAAAGTGGAgcaaaaaacgttttaa